In Molothrus ater isolate BHLD 08-10-18 breed brown headed cowbird chromosome 7, BPBGC_Mater_1.1, whole genome shotgun sequence, one genomic interval encodes:
- the LOC118688959 gene encoding caspase-8-like isoform X2, with amino-acid sequence MSTEFRKLLFEVSEALVTEELSALKFFSLDYVAKGTLEAIRDPKDLFEVLQERCMIGVGNLFFLKELLYRIHRIDLLTAHLGSSREEMERELQVPGRAQVSDYRQLLYGIAEDLTSENVQKVKFLLQGPLQKSKLQENASMLQVFLEMEINEIIKEDNLTMLKDILQGFRADLKKKIDAYEGKKREKYSREEVRYPVSVSVYPEEQGAKQYGEIYKMKNNPHGYCLIINNHIFKNRRHNREGTLQDGEAVKRVFKWLQFETVEYMDLEGKKIYDTVEEYSKKDHRNMDCFVCFIFSHGEKDKIKESDSSGHLEVDARPSTSIPDRADILIGMATVEDYLCYRSRRTGSVYIQSLCEMMELLCPQRVDLANILTEVNREVAKKDMEGFKQMPKITSTLLKLLIFEVPQ; translated from the exons ATGAGTACAGAGTTCCGCAAACTGCTTTTTGAAGTTTCTGAGGCTTTGGTGACAGAGGAACTGTCAGCTCTTAAATTCTTCAGCCTGGACTATGTCGCCAAGGGGACGCTGGAAGCCATCCGTGACCCCAAGGACTTGTTTGAAGTTCTGCAGGAGAGATGTATGATCGGGGTAGGGAACCTGTTcttcctgaaggagctgctctACCGGATCCATCGGATCGACCTCCTGACTGCTCACCTGGGCTCCAGCCgggaggagatggagagggagctgcaggtccCGGGCAGGGCACAGGTGTCAGATTACAG GCAACTGCTGTATGGAATTGCAGAGGATTTGACTTCAGAAAATGTCCAAAAAGTGAAGTTCCTGCTCCAAGGACCACTACAAAAGAGCAAGCTCCAGGAAAACGCT TCAATGTTGCAGGTCTTtctggaaatggaaataaatgagATAATTAAAGAAGATAACCTGACAATGCTGAAAGATATATTACAGGGATTTAGAGCtgacttaaagaaaaaaattgatgcctatgaaggaaaaaaaagag AAAAGTATTCTAGGGAAGAAGTACGCTatcctgtgtctgtgtctgtgtatcCAGAGGAACAAGGAGCAAAACAG taTGGGGAAATATATAAGATGAAAAATAACCCCCATGGTTACTGCCTAATTATTAACaaccacatttttaaaaatcgACGTCACAATAGAGAGGGAACATTGCAAGATGGAG aggCTGTGAAGAGGGTCTTTAAGTGGCTTCAGTTTGAGACAGTTGAGTACATGGatctagaaggaaaaaaaatatatgacaCAGTTGAAGAATACAGCAAGAAAGATCATAGAAATATGGActgttttgtttgcttcattttctcccatggtgaaaaagacaaaataaaag AATCGGACTCTTCTGGACATCTTGAGGTGGATGCTAGACCTTCAACTTCCATTCCTGATAGGGCTGATATTCTGATTGGCATGGCTACAGTGGAGGACTACTTGTGCTACCGCAGTCGTAGGACTGGCAGTGTTTACATTCAATCCCTCTGTGAGATGATGGAGTTGCTTTGCCCACA GCGCGTGGATCTCGCAAACATCCTGACAGAAGTGAACAGAGAAGTGGCCAAAAAAGACATGGAAGGATTTAAGCAAATGCCAAAGATAACATCAACGCTACTGAAGCTATTGATCTTTGAAGTTCCACAATGA
- the CASP10 gene encoding caspase-10, with protein MENDISLKFHQQLFLISENLVTEDVAALKFLCTDLLHLSKLEGVKSAADIFKLLMAQEYLNVEDTFLLAELLYKIKCHSLLEKLGYTKEKVQERLSEKGRISPYRQMLYELSENITSVMLKEITFLLRDHLPKRCMILSALDLLTLLEKQGLLTKDNVKILEDVCMTVSPDLLKTIDLYKKGKDNKAANFTQGFPEVNMELCGEFSNVENESKTMKSYKMDGPHRGFCLIINNVNFNSSQRKGSCKDAEQLERVFTWLGLDVRTYTDLMSGEIINLMETWQRVPDHKDRNCFICCILSHGKSGAIYGTDERPVPIRVLTSHFTAKQCPQLAAKPKLFFIQACQGDKIQCPVYVNTDGPTPDLSSMQERVFLSESIPEEADFLLGMATVDGYVSFRHMEEGSWYIQALCSKLQLLVPRGEDILSILTQVNEDVARRDSPSGTKKQMPQPAYTLRRKFIFPIPMAPPPSEQHQCF; from the exons ATGGAGAATGATATCAGCTTGAAGTTCCAtcagcagcttttccttatTAGTGAAAATCTGGTGACTGAAGATGTAGCAGCTTTAAAATTTCTCTGTACTGACTTGCTCCACCTCAGTAAACTAGAAGGTGTGAAGTCAGCAGCAGACATCTTTAAGCTCCTTATGGCTCAAGAATATCTGAATGTAGAAGACACTTTCCTACTAGCTGAACTCTTATACAAAATTAAATGTCACTCCTTGCTTGAGAAACTTGGTTACACCAAGGAGAAAGTACAAGAACGTCTGAGTGAGAAGGGAAGAATATCTCCATACAG GCAGATGCTGTATGAATTGTCAGAGAACATCACCAGTGTGATGTTGAAGGAAATCACATTTCTCCTGAGAGACCATCTTCCAAAGCGATGCATGATTCTT TCTGCTTTGGATCTGCTGACTTTATTGGAAAAGCAGGGCCTTTTAACGAAAGACAATGTAAAGATACTGGAGGATGTCTGTATGACCGTTTCACCTGATCTCCTGAAGACAATAGACCTCtacaaaaagggaaaag ATAACAAGGCTGCTAATTTTACACAAGGCTTCCCTGAAGTAAACATGGAGCTGTGTGGAGAATTCAGCAATGTAGAAAATGAATCCAAG ACTATGAAAAGCTACAAAATGGATGGGCCACACAGAGGATTTTGTCTCATTATTAATAATGTTAACTTCAATAGTTCTCAGAGGAAGGGTTCCTGCAAAGATGCTG agcAACTGGAGAGAGTATTCACGTGGCTTGGTCTGGATGTGAGGACTTACACAGATCTGATGTCTGGGGAGATTATCAATCTCATGGAAACTTGGCAGCGTGTGCCAGATCACAAAGACAGGAACTGTTTTATATGTTGTATTCTATCTCATGGAAAGTCAGGAGCAATCTATGGGACAGATGAAAGACCTGTGCCAATCCGTGTGCTTACATCCCACTTCACTGCCAAACAATGTCCCCAACTGGCTGCAAAACCCAAACTCTTCTTTATCCAAGCATGCCAGGGTGACAAGATACAGTGTCCTGTCTATGTTAATACTGATGGACCAACTCCTGACTTGTCTTCCATGCAAGAGAGAGTTTTTCTTTCCGAAAGCATTCCTGAAGAGGCTGATTTCCTCCTAGGCATGGCCACAGTTGATGGATATGTCTCTTTCCGGCACATGGAAGAGGGCAGTTGGTATATTCAGGCCCTCTGCAGCAAGCTACAATTGTTGGTACCGAG GGGTGAAGATATTTTGTCAATTCTTACACAAGTTAATGAAGATGTGGCCAGACGTGATAGCCCTTCAGGGACAAAGAAGCAAATGCCCCAACCAGCATATAccttaagaagaaaatttatattCCCAATACCTATGGCCCCTCCTCCTTCAGAGCAACATCAGTGCTTTTAA
- the LOC118688958 gene encoding caspase-8 isoform X2 — protein MLITEAQRSSTGYPEGRLVSSVAPGPPGSFNESSQLLEAYKMTSRPCGVCLIMNNHNFAKAREGVLEHKHMKDRNGTDVDAAALKNVFSKLHFTVEEYRDLTAEEIRETVNMFRSADHEDKDCFVCCILSHGKKGIIYGVDGQEVPIRELTTSFTAQNCNSLAGKPKVFFIQACQGDAFHQGVTIETDSGEQDSSVEQDARLQLECIPAEADFLLGMATLQDYVSYRSPKEGTWYIQALCQRLEYSCPRGEDILTILTAVNQEVSRKTCERGAKKQMPQPSFTLRKRLIFPVN, from the exons ATGCTTatcacagaggcacagaggagcagcacaggataCCCTGAGGGACGTCTGGTGTCATCTGTAGCACCTGGTCCTCCTGGCAGTTTTAATGAATCTTCCCAG ctgcttGAAGCTTACAAAATGACCAGCCGACCCTGTGGAGTGTGCCTGATCATGAATAATCACAATTTTGCAAAAGCTAGGGAAGGAGTGCTGGAACACAAACACATGAAAGATCGGAATGGGACAGACGTGGATGCAG CGGCTCTGAAGAATGTCTTTAGCAAACTTCATTTTACAGTAGAAGAATATAGAGATCTCACTGCAGAAGAAATCCGTGAGACTGTGAACATGTTCCGGAGTGCAGACCATGAGGACAAGgactgttttgtttgctgtatCCTGTCTCATGGGAAAAAAGGCATTATATATGGTGTTGATGGGCAGGAAGTACCTATCAGGGAACTGACCACTTCTTTCACTGCACAGAATTGCAATTCACTTGCTGGAAAACcaaaagttttttttattcAGGCCTGCCAAGGAGATGCTTTCCATCAAGGTGTGACCATCGAAACAGATTCTGGAGAGCAAGATTCTTCTGTGGAGCAAGATGCGAGGCTTCAGCTCGAGTGCATCCCTGCAGAGGCAGACTTCCTCCTGGGCATGGCCACCCTGCAGGATTATGTCTCCTACAGAAGTCCCAAGGAGGGAACCTGGTATATACAGGCATTGTGCCAGCGCTTGGAGTACAGCTGTCCTCG AGGGGAAGATATTCTCACCATCCTGACAGCAGTAAATCAAGAAGTGAGCAGAAAAACTTGTGAGCGGGGCGCAAAGAAGCAGATGCCACAGCCCAGTTTCACCCTGAGGAAGAGGCTCATCTTTCCTGTCAACTAA
- the LOC118688958 gene encoding caspase-8 isoform X1, protein MELPRGRLLAVSDELDGAELAALKFLCRDHVPWRRLEAVRTPHDLFEALQEKGLLEPGDLAFLRELLYRIGRMDLLVAHLGSSREQVEKELRAPGGARVPPFRYLLFQLYEDVTEDELMYFKLLLGNELPKSKLTRETTMLDILTEMEKKGLLGKDNLSMLKSLCEKITISLWNRIEDGLKLFGQEEMLITEAQRSSTGYPEGRLVSSVAPGPPGSFNESSQLLEAYKMTSRPCGVCLIMNNHNFAKAREGVLEHKHMKDRNGTDVDAAALKNVFSKLHFTVEEYRDLTAEEIRETVNMFRSADHEDKDCFVCCILSHGKKGIIYGVDGQEVPIRELTTSFTAQNCNSLAGKPKVFFIQACQGDAFHQGVTIETDSGEQDSSVEQDARLQLECIPAEADFLLGMATLQDYVSYRSPKEGTWYIQALCQRLEYSCPRGEDILTILTAVNQEVSRKTCERGAKKQMPQPSFTLRKRLIFPVN, encoded by the exons ATGGAGCTGCCCCGGGGACGGCTGCTGGCGGTCAGCGACGAGCTGGACGGGGCCGAGCTGGCGGCGCTGAAGTTCCTCTGCCGGGACCATGTCCcctggaggaggctggaagCCGTCCGGACCCCTCACGACTTGTTCGAAGCGCTGCAGGAGAAGGGCCTGCTGGAGCCGGGGGACCTGGCCTtcctcagggagctgctctACCGCATCGGGCGGATGGACCTCCTGGTTGCCCACCTGGGCTCCAGCCGGGAGCaggtggagaaggagctgcGGGCGCCGGGCGGGGCGCGGGTGCCACCCTTCAG ATACTTGCTCTTTCAGCTGTATGAAGATGTCACCGAAGATGAGCTGATGTATTTCAAGTTACTTTTGGGCAACGAATTGCCAAAAAGCAAGCTAACCCGTGAGACC ACAATGCTTGACATTCTCACTGAGATGGAGAAGAAGGGCCTTCTGGGGAAAGACAACCTAAGTATGCTGAAGAGTCTCTGTGAAAAAATTACCATCAGCCTGTGGAACAGAATTGAAGATGGATTAAAGCTGTTTG GCCAAGAAGAGATGCTTatcacagaggcacagaggagcagcacaggataCCCTGAGGGACGTCTGGTGTCATCTGTAGCACCTGGTCCTCCTGGCAGTTTTAATGAATCTTCCCAG ctgcttGAAGCTTACAAAATGACCAGCCGACCCTGTGGAGTGTGCCTGATCATGAATAATCACAATTTTGCAAAAGCTAGGGAAGGAGTGCTGGAACACAAACACATGAAAGATCGGAATGGGACAGACGTGGATGCAG CGGCTCTGAAGAATGTCTTTAGCAAACTTCATTTTACAGTAGAAGAATATAGAGATCTCACTGCAGAAGAAATCCGTGAGACTGTGAACATGTTCCGGAGTGCAGACCATGAGGACAAGgactgttttgtttgctgtatCCTGTCTCATGGGAAAAAAGGCATTATATATGGTGTTGATGGGCAGGAAGTACCTATCAGGGAACTGACCACTTCTTTCACTGCACAGAATTGCAATTCACTTGCTGGAAAACcaaaagttttttttattcAGGCCTGCCAAGGAGATGCTTTCCATCAAGGTGTGACCATCGAAACAGATTCTGGAGAGCAAGATTCTTCTGTGGAGCAAGATGCGAGGCTTCAGCTCGAGTGCATCCCTGCAGAGGCAGACTTCCTCCTGGGCATGGCCACCCTGCAGGATTATGTCTCCTACAGAAGTCCCAAGGAGGGAACCTGGTATATACAGGCATTGTGCCAGCGCTTGGAGTACAGCTGTCCTCG AGGGGAAGATATTCTCACCATCCTGACAGCAGTAAATCAAGAAGTGAGCAGAAAAACTTGTGAGCGGGGCGCAAAGAAGCAGATGCCACAGCCCAGTTTCACCCTGAGGAAGAGGCTCATCTTTCCTGTCAACTAA
- the LOC118688959 gene encoding caspase-8-like isoform X1 has product MSTEFRKLLFEVSEALVTEELSALKFFSLDYVAKGTLEAIRDPKDLFEVLQERCMIGVGNLFFLKELLYRIHRIDLLTAHLGSSREEMERELQVPGRAQVSDYRQLLYGIAEDLTSENVQKVKFLLQGPLQKSKLQENASMLQVFLEMEINEIIKEDNLTMLKDILQGFRADLKKKIDAYEGKKREKYSREEVRYPVSVSVYPEEQGAKQYGEIYKMKNNPHGYCLIINNHIFKNRRHNREGTLQDGEAVKRVFKWLQFETVEYMDLEGKKIYDTVEEYSKKDHRNMDCFVCFIFSHGEKDKIKGVDDECVNIEALVSRFTGTNCPSLAGKPKVFIIQACQGSEHHPSVAVESDSSGHLEVDARPSTSIPDRADILIGMATVEDYLCYRSRRTGSVYIQSLCEMMELLCPQRVDLANILTEVNREVAKKDMEGFKQMPKITSTLLKLLIFEVPQ; this is encoded by the exons ATGAGTACAGAGTTCCGCAAACTGCTTTTTGAAGTTTCTGAGGCTTTGGTGACAGAGGAACTGTCAGCTCTTAAATTCTTCAGCCTGGACTATGTCGCCAAGGGGACGCTGGAAGCCATCCGTGACCCCAAGGACTTGTTTGAAGTTCTGCAGGAGAGATGTATGATCGGGGTAGGGAACCTGTTcttcctgaaggagctgctctACCGGATCCATCGGATCGACCTCCTGACTGCTCACCTGGGCTCCAGCCgggaggagatggagagggagctgcaggtccCGGGCAGGGCACAGGTGTCAGATTACAG GCAACTGCTGTATGGAATTGCAGAGGATTTGACTTCAGAAAATGTCCAAAAAGTGAAGTTCCTGCTCCAAGGACCACTACAAAAGAGCAAGCTCCAGGAAAACGCT TCAATGTTGCAGGTCTTtctggaaatggaaataaatgagATAATTAAAGAAGATAACCTGACAATGCTGAAAGATATATTACAGGGATTTAGAGCtgacttaaagaaaaaaattgatgcctatgaaggaaaaaaaagag AAAAGTATTCTAGGGAAGAAGTACGCTatcctgtgtctgtgtctgtgtatcCAGAGGAACAAGGAGCAAAACAG taTGGGGAAATATATAAGATGAAAAATAACCCCCATGGTTACTGCCTAATTATTAACaaccacatttttaaaaatcgACGTCACAATAGAGAGGGAACATTGCAAGATGGAG aggCTGTGAAGAGGGTCTTTAAGTGGCTTCAGTTTGAGACAGTTGAGTACATGGatctagaaggaaaaaaaatatatgacaCAGTTGAAGAATACAGCAAGAAAGATCATAGAAATATGGActgttttgtttgcttcattttctcccatggtgaaaaagacaaaataaaaggtGTTGATGATGAGTGTGTAAATATTGAAGCTTTAGTCTCCCGCTTCACTGGAACTAACTGTCCTTCTCTTGCTGGCAAACCCAAGGTGTTTATTATCCAGGCTTGCCAAGGCTCTGAACATCATCCGTCTGTTGCAGTAGAATCGGACTCTTCTGGACATCTTGAGGTGGATGCTAGACCTTCAACTTCCATTCCTGATAGGGCTGATATTCTGATTGGCATGGCTACAGTGGAGGACTACTTGTGCTACCGCAGTCGTAGGACTGGCAGTGTTTACATTCAATCCCTCTGTGAGATGATGGAGTTGCTTTGCCCACA GCGCGTGGATCTCGCAAACATCCTGACAGAAGTGAACAGAGAAGTGGCCAAAAAAGACATGGAAGGATTTAAGCAAATGCCAAAGATAACATCAACGCTACTGAAGCTATTGATCTTTGAAGTTCCACAATGA